In Sphingomonas phyllosphaerae, one DNA window encodes the following:
- a CDS encoding 2Fe-2S iron-sulfur cluster-binding protein translates to MKVLFDGDELPACAGERLLDVARRNGLPLEGTCNGDLACATCHVIVDAEWFAKLPAAREEEEDMLDLVADARRTSRLACQIVLTPEFDKLSVSLP, encoded by the coding sequence ATGAAGGTCTTGTTCGATGGCGACGAGCTGCCGGCGTGCGCGGGGGAGCGGTTGCTCGACGTCGCGCGGCGCAACGGGCTGCCGCTGGAGGGGACGTGCAACGGCGATCTGGCGTGCGCGACCTGCCATGTGATCGTCGACGCCGAGTGGTTCGCGAAGCTGCCGGCGGCGCGCGAGGAAGAGGAGGACATGCTCGACCTCGTCGCCGATGCGCGGCGGACCAGCCGGCTGGCGTGCCAGATCGTGCTGACGCCGGAATTCGACAAGCTTTCTGTTAGCTTACCATAG
- a CDS encoding DNA methyltransferase, with protein MSSANRPTNHLYYGDNLDVLRREIGDATIDLVYLDPPFNSNASYNILFRSPTGDGADAQIEAFEDTWCWNDRAEDAFDQVARSGHTKAFDLLNAMRAFLGENDMMAYLAMMAVRVIELHRVLKPSGSLYLHCDSTASHYLKLLLDGVFGADRYRNEIIWKRTTAHADGGRWGRNLDTLLFYTRSAEHVWHPAYTAYDPDYEARFSQSDPDGRRWTDDNLTAKGLSGGGYTYDYKGVTSLWRMPEETMRRLDAEGRLHFTRSGGIRLKRYLDEAKGMPVQALWADIPALNSQAQERLGYPTQKPIALLERIIAASSNEGDVVLDSFCGCGTAVHAAQKLHRQWIGIDVTHLAISLIEKRMQAAFPGVAFTVEGTPKDLASAEDLARRDKYQFQWWAVSMVDAMPYGGRRKGADGGVDGIIYFKPDGRRTERALVSVKGGDHVGVTMVRDLHSAMIREKAAAAVFVTKAAPSRPMEKEAAAAGRFTSAVTGKSYPRLQIITLAELFRGRRPDLPYVDATAAFRQAPRESSARQGSLL; from the coding sequence ATGTCCAGCGCGAACCGGCCCACCAACCACCTCTATTACGGCGACAACCTCGACGTGCTCCGCCGCGAGATCGGCGACGCGACGATCGACCTCGTCTATCTCGACCCGCCCTTCAACTCGAACGCCAGTTACAACATCCTCTTCCGCTCGCCGACCGGCGACGGCGCCGACGCGCAGATCGAGGCGTTCGAGGACACGTGGTGCTGGAACGACCGCGCCGAGGACGCCTTCGACCAGGTCGCGCGCAGCGGCCACACCAAGGCGTTCGACCTGCTGAACGCGATGCGCGCGTTCCTCGGCGAAAACGACATGATGGCCTATCTGGCGATGATGGCGGTGCGCGTGATCGAGCTGCATCGCGTGCTGAAGCCCAGCGGCAGCCTCTATCTCCACTGCGACTCCACCGCCAGCCACTACCTCAAGCTGCTGCTCGACGGCGTGTTCGGCGCCGATCGCTACCGCAACGAGATCATCTGGAAGCGCACCACCGCGCACGCCGATGGCGGCCGCTGGGGGCGCAACCTCGACACGTTGCTGTTCTACACGCGCAGCGCCGAGCATGTCTGGCACCCCGCCTATACCGCCTACGACCCGGACTATGAGGCGCGCTTCAGCCAGAGCGACCCCGATGGCCGCCGCTGGACCGACGACAATCTCACCGCCAAGGGGCTTTCGGGGGGCGGCTACACCTATGACTATAAAGGCGTGACCTCCTTGTGGCGGATGCCCGAGGAGACGATGCGCCGCCTCGACGCCGAAGGCCGGCTGCATTTCACGCGCAGCGGCGGCATCCGCCTCAAACGCTATCTCGACGAAGCGAAGGGGATGCCAGTGCAGGCGCTATGGGCTGACATCCCGGCGCTCAACTCACAGGCGCAGGAACGGCTCGGTTACCCGACCCAAAAGCCGATCGCGCTGCTCGAACGGATCATCGCCGCCTCCTCGAACGAGGGCGACGTCGTGCTCGACTCGTTCTGCGGCTGCGGCACCGCGGTCCATGCCGCGCAGAAGCTCCACCGCCAGTGGATCGGGATCGACGTCACCCATCTCGCCATCTCGTTGATCGAGAAGCGGATGCAGGCCGCCTTCCCCGGCGTCGCCTTCACCGTCGAGGGCACGCCCAAGGACCTCGCCTCCGCCGAGGACCTCGCCCGCCGCGACAAGTATCAGTTTCAATGGTGGGCGGTGTCGATGGTCGACGCCATGCCGTATGGCGGCCGCAGGAAGGGCGCCGATGGCGGAGTCGACGGGATCATCTACTTCAAGCCCGACGGCCGCCGCACCGAACGCGCGCTCGTATCGGTGAAGGGCGGCGATCACGTCGGCGTGACGATGGTCCGCGACCTGCATTCCGCAATGATCCGCGAGAAGGCCGCCGCCGCCGTCTTCGTCACCAAGGCCGCGCCATCGCGCCCGATGGAAAAGGAAGCCGCCGCCGCCGGCCGCTTCACCTCCGCGGTCACGGGCAAAAGCTACCCGCGGCTCCAGATCATCACCCTCGCCGAGCTATTCAGGGGCCGCCGCCCGGACCTGCCCTATGTCGACGCCACCGCGGCGTTCCGGCAGGCCCCGCGCGAAAGCAGCGCCCGGCAGGGGTCGCTGTTGTAA
- a CDS encoding lasso peptide biosynthesis protein, translating into MMWIIAKAARSFLRPHWRRWHETWGPPVPQTLSQWTCVRSSLMLTDTFNRRGISATLRSGRGNGFGIRVAGCWESHAWVEADGQIVDITADQFGYAPVIVARFDHPVYRAAQDSHGQLAPSQAAVDAVAEVWPAWCGYLTGASV; encoded by the coding sequence ATGATGTGGATCATCGCCAAGGCCGCCAGATCGTTCCTGCGCCCGCATTGGCGGCGTTGGCACGAGACATGGGGACCACCGGTGCCACAAACCCTGTCGCAATGGACTTGCGTGCGATCGAGCTTGATGCTGACCGACACCTTCAACCGACGCGGCATCAGCGCGACGCTGCGCAGTGGGCGTGGCAACGGCTTCGGGATACGCGTGGCTGGCTGTTGGGAGAGTCATGCATGGGTTGAAGCCGACGGACAGATCGTCGACATCACCGCCGATCAGTTCGGGTACGCTCCGGTGATCGTCGCACGCTTCGATCATCCCGTTTACCGTGCCGCACAAGACTCCCACGGGCAGCTTGCGCCCAGTCAGGCCGCTGTCGACGCGGTCGCGGAGGTCTGGCCGGCGTGGTGCGGGTATCTGACGGGCGCGTCGGTCTGA
- a CDS encoding YbaB/EbfC family nucleoid-associated protein, which produces MKDLNDILAMAQNVQNELQKAQDSLDTIEVEGVAGGGLVKVKASAKGRIISVALDDSLIVPSEKQMLEDLIAAALNDARAKADAASSTEMSKMTSGLPLPPGFKLPF; this is translated from the coding sequence ATGAAGGATCTCAACGACATTCTGGCGATGGCCCAGAACGTCCAGAACGAACTGCAAAAGGCGCAGGACAGCCTCGACACGATCGAGGTCGAGGGCGTCGCGGGCGGTGGGCTGGTCAAGGTCAAGGCGTCGGCCAAGGGGCGGATCATTTCGGTCGCGCTCGACGACTCGCTGATCGTGCCGTCCGAGAAGCAGATGCTGGAGGACCTGATCGCGGCGGCGCTGAACGATGCGCGTGCCAAGGCGGATGCGGCGTCGTCGACCGAAATGTCGAAGATGACCAGCGGGCTGCCGCTGCCGCCGGGATTCAAGCTGCCGTTCTGA
- a CDS encoding DNA polymerase III subunit gamma/tau gives MSDSLDLGTPPQPVASAQPYRVLARKYRPQTFAALIGQDAMVQTLGNAIKRDRIAHAFLLTGVRGVGKTSTARLIAKALNCIGADGQGGPTIDPCGVCEPCRAIAEGRHIDVIEMDAASHTGIDDVREIIEASRYAAVSARYKIYIIDEVHMLSKAAFNGLLKTLEEPPAHVKFLFATTEVNKVPVTVLSRCQRFDLRRIPAQLLAEHFGRVVEAEGAQADPEALALIARAAEGSARDGLSILDQAIAHADLEGGGVRAEAVREMLGLSDRNAVRDLLALVLAADAPGALAALRRQYDLGVDPLGVMRALLEAVHGVTQVKVGAPDDPAQPAEERAAYREWAAKLSFPALHRLWQLFLKGHEEVGRAALPIETAEMAILRAIHASTLPDPGELARRLAAGDVPVAAPSAPAAPTAPPTPEDRAPKEFAGVLALLDERGKLDLLVRLRRGASLVRYAPPEIVFSGTRPLSTDTLTELAAVLREATGTPWKLAMADLPGAPTMFEAEQDVVQARHDAARAHPIVAAAFDAFPGAELIDPKPAQRSIT, from the coding sequence ATGTCCGACTCTCTCGACCTCGGTACGCCGCCGCAGCCCGTGGCAAGCGCGCAGCCTTATCGCGTGCTGGCGCGCAAGTATCGGCCGCAGACGTTCGCCGCGCTGATCGGGCAGGACGCGATGGTCCAGACGCTCGGCAACGCGATCAAGCGCGACCGGATCGCGCATGCCTTTCTGCTGACCGGGGTGCGCGGGGTCGGCAAGACCTCGACCGCGCGACTGATCGCCAAGGCGCTCAATTGCATCGGCGCGGACGGGCAGGGCGGGCCGACGATCGATCCGTGCGGGGTGTGCGAGCCGTGCCGTGCGATCGCCGAGGGGCGGCATATCGACGTGATCGAGATGGACGCCGCCAGCCATACCGGCATCGACGACGTGCGCGAGATCATCGAGGCGTCGCGCTATGCCGCGGTGTCGGCGCGCTACAAGATCTATATCATCGACGAAGTCCATATGCTGTCGAAGGCGGCGTTCAACGGGCTGCTCAAGACGCTGGAGGAGCCGCCGGCGCATGTAAAATTCCTGTTCGCCACCACCGAGGTGAACAAGGTGCCGGTGACGGTGCTGTCGCGTTGCCAGCGGTTCGATTTGCGACGCATTCCGGCGCAATTGCTCGCCGAGCATTTCGGGCGTGTCGTGGAGGCCGAGGGCGCGCAGGCCGATCCCGAGGCGCTGGCGCTGATCGCGCGCGCGGCGGAAGGGTCGGCGCGCGACGGGCTGTCGATCCTCGATCAGGCGATCGCGCATGCCGATCTCGAAGGCGGGGGCGTGCGCGCCGAGGCGGTGCGCGAGATGCTCGGGCTGTCGGATCGCAATGCGGTGCGCGACCTGCTGGCGCTGGTGCTGGCGGCGGATGCGCCGGGCGCGCTGGCGGCGCTGCGACGGCAATATGATCTGGGGGTCGATCCGCTCGGCGTGATGCGCGCGCTGCTCGAGGCGGTGCACGGCGTGACGCAGGTGAAGGTCGGCGCGCCCGACGATCCGGCGCAGCCGGCCGAGGAGCGCGCGGCGTATCGGGAGTGGGCTGCCAAGCTGTCGTTCCCGGCGCTCCACCGGCTGTGGCAATTGTTCCTGAAGGGGCATGAGGAGGTCGGGCGCGCGGCGCTGCCGATCGAAACCGCCGAGATGGCGATCCTGCGCGCGATCCATGCCTCGACGCTGCCCGATCCGGGCGAGCTGGCGCGGCGGCTGGCGGCGGGGGACGTGCCGGTCGCGGCGCCCAGCGCGCCTGCTGCGCCGACCGCGCCACCGACGCCGGAGGATCGCGCGCCGAAGGAATTCGCGGGGGTGCTGGCGTTGCTCGACGAGCGCGGCAAGCTCGACCTGCTGGTGCGGCTGCGGCGCGGCGCGAGCCTCGTCCGCTATGCGCCGCCCGAGATCGTGTTCAGCGGGACGCGGCCCTTGTCGACCGATACGCTGACCGAGCTGGCGGCGGTGCTGCGCGAGGCGACGGGGACGCCGTGGAAGCTGGCGATGGCCGATTTGCCCGGCGCGCCGACGATGTTCGAAGCCGAGCAGGACGTGGTGCAGGCGCGGCATGACGCGGCGCGCGCGCATCCGATCGTCGCCGCCGCATTCGACGCCTTTCCGGGCGCCGAACTGATCGATCCGAAACCCGCGCAAAGGAGCATTACATGA
- a CDS encoding cysteine desulfurase family protein, with product MTYLDYQATTPLAPEALDAMLPWLRDGHANPHSPHRAGRAAKAAVEVARAQVAALLPAGGRVVFTSGATEALNWAIKGVGGAIVTQATEHAAVLDTVAASRRAHVVLPVDGGGRVAPDAVAAAVRETGARLVAVMLVNNEIGTIQPVAEIAAAVKPLGALLLCDAVQGFGRVAIPEACDMVAISAHKIHGPKGIGALWVRDGVTLMPLLHGGDQEGGRSGTLSPALCAGFGAAAALAKARMADDAVEAGRLFGVARARLSGWTLNGADDQRWPGNLSVRRDGLDVARLMSDVRDVAFSAGSACASGSGRTSHVLRAIGLSEAQARSTIRVGFGRYTREDEVLAALDRLVAAADAQKVAA from the coding sequence GTGACCTATCTCGATTATCAGGCGACGACCCCGCTCGCGCCAGAGGCGCTGGACGCGATGCTGCCGTGGCTGCGCGACGGCCATGCCAATCCGCATTCGCCGCATCGCGCCGGGCGCGCGGCGAAGGCGGCGGTCGAGGTGGCGCGCGCGCAGGTCGCGGCGCTGTTGCCCGCTGGCGGGCGCGTGGTGTTCACGAGCGGGGCGACCGAGGCGCTCAATTGGGCGATCAAGGGCGTGGGCGGCGCGATCGTGACGCAGGCGACCGAACATGCCGCGGTGCTCGACACCGTGGCGGCGAGCAGGCGCGCGCATGTGGTGCTGCCGGTCGATGGCGGCGGGCGGGTCGCCCCGGACGCGGTCGCAGCGGCGGTGCGCGAGACGGGCGCGCGGCTGGTGGCGGTGATGCTGGTCAACAACGAGATCGGGACGATCCAGCCGGTCGCGGAGATTGCGGCGGCGGTGAAGCCGCTCGGTGCGCTGCTGCTGTGCGATGCGGTGCAGGGGTTCGGTCGCGTTGCGATCCCGGAGGCGTGCGACATGGTCGCGATCTCCGCGCACAAGATCCATGGGCCGAAGGGGATCGGCGCCTTGTGGGTGCGCGACGGCGTGACGCTGATGCCGTTGTTGCATGGCGGGGATCAGGAAGGCGGGCGATCGGGGACGCTGAGTCCGGCTTTGTGCGCGGGGTTCGGGGCGGCGGCGGCACTGGCGAAGGCGCGGATGGCGGACGATGCGGTGGAGGCGGGGCGGCTGTTCGGCGTGGCGCGCGCGCGGCTGAGCGGGTGGACGCTCAATGGCGCCGACGACCAGCGCTGGCCGGGCAATCTGAGCGTGCGGCGCGACGGGCTGGATGTCGCGCGATTGATGAGCGACGTGCGCGACGTGGCGTTCTCGGCGGGGTCGGCGTGCGCGAGCGGGTCGGGGCGGACAAGCCACGTGCTGCGCGCGATCGGGCTGAGCGAGGCGCAGGCGCGATCGACGATCCGCGTCGGCTTCGGGCGCTATACGCGTGAGGATGAAGTGCTGGCGGCGCTCGACCGGTTGGTGGCGGCGGCGGATGCGCAGAAGGTGGCGGCATGA
- a CDS encoding aminotransferase class V-fold PLP-dependent enzyme, protein MECVLTEPLYLDHAATTPMTPAAVQAVRDGMGMWANPSSPHAAGRAARAALEAARGRIGAAYGWRHEVLLTSGASESLAIALGRCTLARRIVSAVEHDAVLRAGGRAEVLPVDALGRVDAGALGDVSGALVAVQWCNSETGVRQPIADIAAAVQEGGGLLLVDAAQMPASDELADVADFVAVSAHKRGGPPGTGALLVRDVATLHPSGGQERGYRPGTENLPGVLGHAAALDEAEPDHGERRARLDDAIRRSGGIVVAEDAARHPAIGAYRMPGVASAAQLIRFDLAGIAVSAGSACASGSLKPSHVLRAMGWSEEASREVVRVSFGRTTSDDDVERFIAAWRGVARATGRFAA, encoded by the coding sequence ATGGAATGTGTCTTGACCGAGCCGCTGTACCTCGACCACGCCGCGACGACTCCGATGACCCCCGCGGCCGTGCAGGCGGTACGGGACGGGATGGGGATGTGGGCCAATCCGTCCTCGCCGCACGCCGCCGGACGCGCGGCGCGCGCGGCGCTGGAGGCGGCGCGGGGGCGGATCGGGGCCGCTTATGGCTGGCGGCACGAGGTGTTGCTGACGAGCGGGGCGAGCGAGTCGCTGGCGATCGCGCTGGGACGGTGCACGCTCGCGCGGCGGATCGTGTCGGCGGTGGAGCATGATGCGGTGCTGCGTGCGGGCGGGCGCGCGGAGGTGCTGCCGGTCGATGCGCTGGGGCGGGTCGATGCGGGGGCGCTGGGCGATGTATCGGGCGCGCTGGTGGCGGTGCAATGGTGCAACAGCGAAACCGGGGTGCGGCAGCCGATCGCCGACATCGCTGCGGCGGTGCAGGAGGGCGGCGGGTTGCTGCTGGTCGATGCCGCGCAGATGCCGGCGTCGGATGAGCTGGCGGACGTGGCGGACTTCGTGGCGGTGTCGGCGCACAAGCGCGGCGGGCCGCCGGGAACGGGCGCGCTGCTGGTGCGCGACGTTGCGACCTTGCATCCGAGCGGCGGGCAGGAACGCGGCTATCGGCCGGGGACCGAGAATCTGCCGGGCGTGCTCGGCCATGCCGCGGCGCTGGACGAGGCGGAGCCGGATCATGGCGAGCGCCGCGCGCGGCTTGATGACGCGATCCGGCGCTCGGGCGGGATCGTCGTCGCGGAAGATGCCGCGCGGCACCCGGCGATCGGCGCCTATCGGATGCCGGGGGTCGCGTCGGCGGCGCAGTTGATCCGCTTCGACTTGGCAGGCATCGCGGTGTCGGCGGGAAGCGCCTGTGCGAGCGGGAGCCTCAAGCCCAGCCATGTGCTGCGCGCGATGGGGTGGAGCGAGGAGGCGTCGCGCGAGGTGGTGCGGGTGAGCTTCGGGCGGACGACGAGCGATGACGACGTCGAGCGCTTCATCGCGGCGTGGCGCGGGGTGGCGCGTGCGACCGGGCGGTTCGCGGCGTGA